One genomic region from Pseudoduganella lutea encodes:
- the map gene encoding type I methionyl aminopeptidase yields MGIVNIKTAEQIELSRTAGQLAADVLTMIGPHVRPGVSTAYLDELCHRYIVDVLKVIPANVGYHGYTKTILTSVNDVVCHGIPSPKTILKDGDIVNIDVAVIKDGWFGDTSRMVHVGKPSRAARRLCEVTYEAMWAGIRAVRPGATLGDVGHAIQSLAENAGYSVVRNFCGHGIGTEYHEDLQVRHFGRPGTGLTLQPGMIFTIEPMVNAGHYPTRTLADGWTVVTEDRSLSAQWEHMVAVTPSGFDVLTLAPGEHAA; encoded by the coding sequence ATGGGCATCGTAAACATCAAGACCGCGGAACAGATCGAACTATCGCGTACCGCCGGCCAGTTGGCGGCGGACGTGCTGACGATGATCGGCCCGCATGTCAGGCCCGGGGTCAGCACCGCATACCTGGATGAGCTGTGCCACCGGTACATCGTCGACGTTCTGAAGGTTATTCCGGCCAACGTGGGCTATCACGGCTATACAAAGACCATCCTCACCTCTGTCAACGACGTCGTCTGCCATGGCATCCCGTCGCCGAAGACGATCCTGAAGGATGGCGACATCGTCAACATCGACGTGGCCGTCATCAAGGATGGCTGGTTCGGCGACACGAGCCGCATGGTCCACGTGGGCAAGCCCAGCCGGGCAGCACGCCGGCTGTGCGAAGTGACGTATGAGGCCATGTGGGCCGGCATCCGCGCCGTGCGGCCGGGTGCCACGCTGGGTGACGTGGGCCACGCGATCCAGTCACTGGCCGAGAACGCCGGTTACTCCGTCGTGCGCAACTTCTGCGGCCATGGCATCGGCACCGAGTACCACGAAGATCTGCAGGTGCGCCACTTTGGCCGCCCCGGCACAGGATTGACGCTGCAGCCCGGCATGATCTTCACGATCGAACCGATGGTCAATGCCGGCCACTACCCCACGCGCACGCTGGCCGATGGCTGGACCGTGGTGACGGAAGACCGCTCGCTGTCAGCCCAGTGGGAACACATGGTTGCGGTGACGCCGAGCGGATTCGACGTGCTCACCCTGGCACCGGGCGAGCACGCAGCCTGA
- the leuS gene encoding leucine--tRNA ligase, producing the protein MQDKYSPADVEKAAQAHWKAIDAYKAVENDPRFPKGKYYACSMLPYPSGKLHMGHVRNYTINDVMYRYLRMNGYNVLMPMGWDAFGMPAENAAMANNVPPAQWTYSNIAHMRSQMEMMGLAIDWSREMTACKPEYYKWNQWMFLKMLEKGIIYKKTGTVNWDPVDQTVLANEQVVDGRGWRSGALIEKREIPMYYARITDYAEELLDHVDNKLAGWPERVRIMQSNWIGKSTGVRFAFPHTIAGDDGQLIGDGKMYVFTTRPDTIIGVTFCAVAAEHPLASHAAKSNSELQAFIAECKMGSVIEADMATMEKKGMPTGLFVTHPITNEQIEVWVGNYVLITYGDGAVMGVPAHDERDFAFANKYSLPIKQVITTADNHEYSTAEWQEWYGDKAISIVTNSGKYDGLKYAEAVDAVAADLAALGLGEKKVTFRLRDWGISRQRYWGTPIPMINCADCGAVPVPEKDLPVVLPEDCVPDGTGNPLNKHEAFLKCDCPQCGKPARRETDTMDTFVDSSWYYMKYTSPGSESMVDARNDYWMPMDQYIGGIEHAVLHLLYARFWTKVMRDLGLVKFDEPFVNLLTQGMVLNETYYREEENGKKTWFNPADVELTTDDKGRPLSALLKADGQPVSIGGTEKMSKSKNNGIDPQAQIEQYGADTARLFTMFASPPEQTLEWSGSGVEGANRFLRRVWAYAYAQKDRVAAANAVLTATATTDAGKTLRRELHKVLQQADYDLKRIQYNTVVSACMKMLNTLESAKLDDSAESSAVISEGLSIFLRLLNPVAPHITHALWAELGYAAAGKDILDAAWPQVDPAALEQSEIEMMIQVNGKLRGSVKVPKGADKAAIEAAALAEESVQKFIEGTPKKVIVVPGKLVNIVV; encoded by the coding sequence ATGCAAGACAAATATAGTCCCGCCGACGTTGAAAAAGCCGCGCAAGCGCACTGGAAAGCCATCGACGCCTATAAAGCCGTCGAAAACGACCCGCGTTTCCCGAAAGGCAAGTACTACGCCTGCTCGATGCTGCCTTACCCGTCCGGCAAGCTGCACATGGGCCACGTGCGCAACTATACGATCAACGATGTGATGTACCGCTACCTGCGGATGAACGGCTACAACGTGCTCATGCCGATGGGCTGGGATGCGTTCGGCATGCCGGCCGAAAACGCGGCCATGGCGAACAACGTGCCGCCGGCGCAATGGACATATTCGAACATCGCCCACATGCGCTCGCAGATGGAAATGATGGGCCTGGCCATCGACTGGTCGCGTGAAATGACGGCCTGCAAGCCCGAATACTACAAGTGGAACCAGTGGATGTTCCTGAAGATGCTCGAGAAGGGCATCATCTACAAGAAGACCGGCACCGTGAACTGGGACCCGGTCGACCAGACCGTGCTGGCCAACGAGCAGGTGGTCGATGGCCGCGGCTGGCGTTCCGGCGCGCTGATCGAAAAGCGCGAGATCCCGATGTACTACGCGCGCATCACCGACTACGCCGAGGAGCTGCTCGACCACGTCGACAACAAGCTGGCGGGCTGGCCCGAGCGCGTGCGCATCATGCAGTCGAACTGGATCGGCAAGTCCACCGGCGTGCGTTTCGCGTTCCCGCACACGATCGCGGGTGACGACGGCCAGCTGATCGGCGACGGCAAGATGTACGTGTTCACCACGCGCCCGGACACAATCATTGGCGTCACCTTCTGCGCGGTCGCTGCCGAACACCCGCTGGCCAGTCATGCAGCAAAAAGCAACAGCGAACTCCAGGCCTTTATAGCGGAGTGCAAGATGGGTTCCGTGATCGAGGCCGACATGGCCACGATGGAAAAGAAGGGCATGCCCACGGGTCTGTTCGTCACGCACCCGATCACCAACGAGCAGATCGAAGTCTGGGTCGGCAACTACGTGCTGATCACCTACGGCGACGGCGCCGTGATGGGCGTGCCGGCGCACGACGAGCGCGATTTCGCGTTCGCCAACAAGTACAGCCTGCCCATCAAGCAGGTCATTACGACCGCGGACAATCACGAGTACTCGACCGCCGAATGGCAGGAATGGTATGGCGACAAGGCCATCTCCATCGTCACCAACTCCGGCAAGTACGACGGTCTGAAATACGCCGAAGCCGTCGATGCCGTGGCCGCCGACCTGGCCGCGCTGGGCCTGGGCGAAAAGAAAGTCACGTTCCGCCTGCGCGACTGGGGCATTTCGCGCCAGCGCTACTGGGGCACGCCGATCCCGATGATCAACTGCGCCGATTGCGGCGCGGTGCCGGTGCCGGAAAAGGACCTGCCGGTCGTGCTGCCCGAAGACTGCGTGCCGGACGGCACGGGCAACCCGCTGAACAAGCACGAAGCCTTCCTCAAGTGCGACTGCCCGCAGTGCGGCAAGCCGGCGCGCCGCGAGACGGACACGATGGACACGTTCGTCGATTCGAGCTGGTACTACATGAAATATACGTCGCCGGGTTCGGAGTCGATGGTCGATGCGCGCAACGACTACTGGATGCCGATGGACCAGTACATCGGCGGCATCGAGCACGCCGTGCTGCACCTGCTGTACGCGCGCTTCTGGACGAAAGTCATGCGCGACCTGGGCCTCGTGAAATTCGACGAGCCGTTCGTCAACCTGCTGACCCAAGGCATGGTGCTGAACGAAACCTACTACCGTGAAGAAGAAAACGGCAAGAAGACGTGGTTCAACCCGGCCGACGTGGAACTGACCACCGACGACAAGGGCCGCCCGCTTTCCGCGCTGCTGAAGGCGGACGGCCAGCCGGTGTCGATCGGCGGCACGGAAAAGATGTCGAAGTCGAAGAACAACGGCATCGACCCGCAGGCGCAGATCGAGCAGTACGGCGCCGACACGGCCCGCCTGTTCACGATGTTCGCCTCGCCGCCGGAACAGACGCTGGAATGGTCGGGTAGCGGCGTGGAAGGCGCGAACCGCTTCCTGCGCCGCGTCTGGGCGTATGCGTACGCGCAGAAGGATCGCGTGGCCGCCGCCAATGCCGTGCTGACCGCAACGGCCACGACGGACGCCGGCAAGACGCTGCGCCGCGAACTGCACAAGGTGCTGCAGCAGGCCGACTACGACCTGAAGCGCATCCAGTACAACACCGTGGTGTCGGCCTGCATGAAGATGCTGAACACGCTGGAATCCGCGAAGCTGGACGATTCCGCTGAATCGTCGGCCGTGATCTCGGAAGGCCTGTCGATCTTCCTGCGCCTGCTGAACCCCGTGGCGCCGCACATCACGCACGCGCTGTGGGCGGAACTGGGCTATGCGGCCGCCGGCAAGGACATCCTCGACGCGGCCTGGCCGCAGGTCGACCCGGCCGCGCTGGAACAGTCCGAGATCGAGATGATGATCCAGGTGAACGGCAAGCTGCGCGGGTCCGTGAAGGTGCCGAAGGGCGCCGACAAGGCCGCCATCGAAGCCGCCGCGCTGGCCGAGGAAAGCGTGCAGAAGTTCATCGAAGGCACGCCGAAGAAGGTCATCGTGGTGCCGGGCAAGCTGGTCAACATCGTGGTGTAA
- a CDS encoding helix-turn-helix transcriptional regulator, with protein sequence MIYREYPPHPALRAHVACLWTARVTAPVSAAAPHLHRVLPDNCIDILWQDDGRAELPDMWGLSVANRLDDALWAKELTNRQRIALVERELLRRLAMAQDARSGALGVRAVATIEAAHGAVSVETLADTLHVSRQHLALRFRQQVGITPKLFARICRFRRALALLRDRSRDGDLAGLAAECGYFDQSHLIRDFRDFADMAPGKALLKS encoded by the coding sequence ATGATCTACCGCGAGTATCCGCCGCATCCGGCCTTGCGGGCACACGTGGCATGCCTGTGGACGGCGCGCGTGACGGCACCGGTATCCGCCGCGGCGCCGCACCTGCACCGCGTGCTGCCGGACAATTGCATCGATATCCTGTGGCAGGACGATGGGCGGGCCGAATTACCCGACATGTGGGGCCTTTCGGTGGCGAACCGGCTCGACGACGCCTTGTGGGCAAAGGAACTGACCAATCGGCAGCGGATCGCGCTGGTCGAGCGGGAATTGCTGCGGCGCCTGGCAATGGCACAGGATGCGCGATCCGGGGCGCTGGGCGTTCGCGCCGTGGCGACGATCGAGGCGGCGCACGGCGCCGTATCGGTTGAAACGCTGGCGGATACGCTGCATGTCTCGCGCCAGCACCTGGCCCTGCGGTTTCGCCAGCAGGTGGGAATCACGCCGAAACTGTTCGCCCGCATCTGCCGCTTTCGCCGGGCGCTCGCGCTGCTGCGCGACCGTTCCCGCGATGGCGACCTGGCCGGGCTGGCCGCCGAGTGCGGCTATTTCGACCAGTCGCACCTGATCCGCGATTTCCGCGACTTCGCCGACATGGCGCCAGGCAAAGCGTTGCTGAAAAGTTGA
- a CDS encoding alpha/beta hydrolase family protein produces the protein MRASTCAIVQFFSNYNYALMKETLRALAIAGSLLLPAIAVADDTTAPIPASSFFQRPDTTGAQLSPNGRFVAIRTLSPQGRTMLIVYDINEQKSTAVANFSNADVDLVRWLSDQRLTFTVINVDHGKDIGKPGLYAIDRDGKRQTAVSQTLVGKRSFAEGDGGAARVSQATVHGFPFTKEETMQVIEVTDGAEALVNLNTRSRLRRKVNAPFGTYGWLVDADGKTRIATARRGGRSVTFFSDKDNWRQIDSRDERDASSFEPLLYVDGTLYVSARNGTDEAGIYRFDLAKNTLEATPLVSAPGFDTVADAIVSDTKLLGFRFATDADATVWYDERMKAIQQEVDALLPGTVNNISRGRASETPYVVVDSYSDIRNHTYTLYDTDTKKQVLLGGATPKIDPARMADMTLDRYKARDGRQIPVFMTLPKGAVQKRLPTVVLVGAEPRRRSAKWLWDAEVQFLASRGYAVLQPEPRGVKGFGRAHAEAGIGQWGRAVQDDIADAVKWAVANGYTDPARVCIAGTGYGGYAAMMALLRDADTFRCGISWSGMTSFEKNPEDAKLKNITRPVLLAYGTGDEAVGYKEGLRFYKEPRAGNAQAEWLEYTSTVDDWKTRKNRIDLWQRIEDFLARHIGTR, from the coding sequence GTGAGAGCATCAACCTGCGCTATCGTTCAGTTCTTTTCAAATTACAACTATGCATTAATGAAAGAAACCTTGCGTGCCCTGGCAATAGCCGGCAGCCTGCTCCTGCCGGCCATCGCAGTGGCAGACGACACCACCGCCCCCATCCCGGCCTCGAGCTTCTTCCAGCGGCCAGACACCACTGGCGCGCAGTTGTCGCCGAATGGACGATTCGTTGCCATCAGAACGCTGTCGCCGCAAGGCCGCACCATGCTGATCGTGTACGACATCAACGAGCAGAAATCGACGGCGGTCGCCAATTTCAGCAATGCCGATGTCGACCTGGTTCGCTGGCTCAGCGACCAGCGGCTGACGTTCACCGTCATTAACGTCGATCACGGCAAGGACATCGGCAAGCCCGGACTGTACGCCATCGACCGCGACGGCAAGCGCCAGACCGCGGTGTCGCAAACCCTGGTCGGCAAGCGTTCCTTCGCGGAAGGAGATGGGGGCGCTGCCCGGGTGTCGCAGGCAACCGTCCATGGCTTCCCCTTCACGAAAGAGGAAACCATGCAGGTGATCGAAGTCACCGACGGCGCCGAGGCGCTGGTGAACCTCAACACCCGGTCCCGCTTGCGCCGCAAGGTCAACGCGCCATTCGGCACCTATGGCTGGCTGGTCGATGCCGACGGCAAGACCCGCATTGCCACCGCCCGGCGCGGTGGCCGCAGCGTGACGTTCTTCTCTGACAAAGACAACTGGCGCCAGATCGACAGCCGCGACGAACGCGATGCCTCGAGCTTCGAACCGCTGCTGTACGTGGACGGCACACTCTATGTCAGCGCGCGGAACGGCACCGACGAAGCAGGCATCTACCGCTTCGACCTGGCAAAAAACACCCTGGAAGCAACGCCGCTGGTCAGCGCTCCCGGCTTCGACACCGTTGCTGATGCCATCGTCAGCGACACGAAACTGCTGGGATTCCGGTTCGCGACCGATGCGGATGCCACCGTGTGGTACGACGAACGAATGAAAGCGATCCAGCAGGAAGTTGACGCGCTGCTGCCTGGCACGGTGAACAATATCTCGCGTGGCCGCGCCAGCGAGACGCCTTATGTGGTGGTCGACAGTTATTCCGATATCCGCAACCACACCTATACGCTCTACGACACCGATACAAAGAAGCAGGTTTTGCTGGGCGGTGCCACGCCGAAAATCGACCCGGCAAGAATGGCCGACATGACGCTCGATCGCTACAAGGCCCGCGACGGCAGGCAGATCCCTGTCTTCATGACACTGCCGAAAGGCGCAGTGCAGAAGCGGCTGCCGACCGTGGTGCTGGTGGGCGCCGAGCCGCGGCGGCGCAGCGCCAAATGGCTGTGGGATGCCGAAGTGCAGTTCCTCGCTTCGCGCGGCTATGCCGTGCTGCAGCCCGAGCCGCGCGGCGTGAAGGGGTTTGGGCGCGCACATGCCGAAGCAGGCATCGGTCAATGGGGCCGCGCCGTCCAGGATGACATTGCCGACGCAGTCAAATGGGCAGTGGCGAACGGCTATACGGACCCGGCGCGGGTATGCATCGCCGGAACGGGCTATGGCGGCTACGCAGCCATGATGGCCCTGCTCAGGGATGCGGACACCTTCCGGTGCGGCATCAGCTGGTCCGGCATGACGAGCTTTGAAAAGAATCCGGAAGATGCAAAGCTGAAGAACATCACGCGTCCTGTACTGCTGGCCTACGGCACCGGCGACGAAGCCGTGGGTTACAAGGAAGGGCTGCGCTTCTACAAGGAGCCCAGGGCCGGGAATGCGCAGGCGGAGTGGCTCGAATATACCTCGACGGTCGATGACTGGAAGACCCGGAAAAATCGCATCGACCTGTGGCAGCGCATCGAAGACTTCCTTGCAAGGCACATCGGCACCAGATGA
- a CDS encoding VOC family protein, with the protein MIKGLRTAIYPVKDLPAAKAWYTDVFGTAPYFDQPFHVGFNIGGFELGLQPDGQPGKTGTLVYWGVDDIEAEVGRITALGAEIHSAIQDVGDGIKVAELADPFGNVLGLIHNPHFDAAAVR; encoded by the coding sequence ATGATCAAGGGCTTGCGCACCGCCATCTACCCCGTGAAGGACCTGCCCGCGGCGAAGGCGTGGTACACCGACGTGTTCGGCACTGCGCCCTATTTCGACCAGCCGTTCCACGTGGGCTTCAATATCGGCGGCTTCGAACTGGGCCTGCAGCCGGACGGCCAACCCGGCAAGACGGGCACGCTGGTCTACTGGGGCGTGGACGATATCGAAGCCGAGGTAGGCCGAATCACCGCGCTGGGCGCGGAAATCCACTCGGCCATCCAGGACGTGGGCGACGGCATCAAGGTGGCCGAGCTGGCGGACCCGTTCGGCAATGTGCTGGGCCTCATCCATAACCCGCATTTCGATGCCGCGGCCGTGCGCTGA